In Geobacillus kaustophilus, a genomic segment contains:
- the rbsC gene encoding ribose ABC transporter permease, which yields MMGAKRKWDVKKLGPLIGLFLLCIVLSILSDDFLTMDNWLNLLRQVSINALIAFGMTFVILTGGIDLSVGSVLALSSAITAGMMAQGVNGFVAIFVGLLAGAAMGVLNGVLVTKGKVAPFIATLATMTAFRGLTLVYTDGRPITGFASDDILFQMMGRGYFFGIPVPIILMLTVYIALYVVLKKTTFGRHTYAIGGNEEASRLSGLRVDRLKIYVYALTGALSALAGLILTSRLNSAQPTAGTAYELDAIAAVVLGGTSLSGGRGWIFGTLVGALIIGVLNNGLNLLNVSSFYQQVIKGAVILLAVLLDRRKEV from the coding sequence ATGATGGGAGCAAAGCGAAAATGGGATGTGAAAAAACTAGGGCCTTTGATCGGGCTGTTTCTGCTATGCATCGTGCTTTCCATATTGAGCGATGACTTTTTGACGATGGACAACTGGCTCAATCTCCTGCGGCAAGTATCGATTAACGCGCTCATCGCCTTTGGCATGACGTTTGTCATTTTAACGGGAGGCATTGATTTATCGGTCGGTTCGGTGTTGGCGTTATCAAGCGCGATCACAGCAGGAATGATGGCGCAAGGGGTCAATGGATTTGTTGCGATATTCGTCGGCTTATTAGCAGGCGCGGCCATGGGCGTCTTGAACGGAGTCTTGGTCACCAAAGGAAAAGTGGCTCCTTTTATTGCCACGCTGGCGACCATGACGGCGTTTCGCGGCTTGACTCTCGTTTACACGGACGGTCGCCCGATTACAGGGTTTGCGTCTGATGACATCCTGTTTCAGATGATGGGGCGCGGTTATTTCTTCGGCATTCCCGTACCTATTATATTGATGCTCACGGTCTATATCGCTTTGTATGTAGTATTGAAAAAGACTACATTTGGCCGCCATACGTACGCGATTGGCGGGAACGAAGAAGCGAGCCGTCTATCGGGACTTCGCGTTGATCGACTCAAAATATATGTGTATGCCCTAACAGGGGCGTTATCTGCTTTGGCGGGGCTCATTTTAACTTCCCGTTTGAATTCCGCGCAGCCGACAGCGGGAACGGCGTACGAGTTGGATGCCATTGCGGCCGTTGTTTTAGGCGGCACCAGTTTGTCAGGAGGAAGAGGCTGGATTTTCGGCACGTTAGTCGGCGCCTTGATTATCGGTGTATTGAACAATGGATTGAACTTGCTCAATGTGTCGTCGTTTTACCAGCAAGTCATCAAAGGAGCGGTCATTCTTCTTGCGGTGCTGTTAGACCGCCGCAAAGAAGTATGA
- a CDS encoding ArsR/SmtB family transcription factor: MPQLAMEMEATARVLKLLGDPTRLTILAILQKRECCVCELMEVFSSSQPAISQHLRKLKDAGLLQEERRGQWVYYSLRPQSEYYSLLQTILSYVPDQDENIRKIEEANPAFRCGC, encoded by the coding sequence ATGCCGCAACTCGCAATGGAGATGGAAGCGACAGCCCGGGTGTTGAAGCTGCTCGGCGATCCGACGCGGCTGACGATTTTAGCCATTTTACAAAAGCGGGAGTGCTGTGTGTGTGAGCTGATGGAAGTGTTTTCGTCAAGCCAACCGGCGATCAGCCAGCATCTTCGCAAATTGAAAGACGCCGGGTTGCTCCAAGAGGAGCGGAGAGGGCAATGGGTGTATTATTCGCTCCGTCCGCAAAGCGAATACTACTCGCTGTTGCAAACGATATTGTCGTACGTTCCCGATCAAGACGAAAACATTCGCAAAATCGAGGAAGCGAATCCGGCGTTCCGCTGCGGGTGCTGA
- the rbsD gene encoding D-ribose pyranase, with the protein MKKSGILNKELNTLLASLGHTDTIVIADCGLPIPNEQARIDLSLVKGFPPFLSVLDAVVDELEIEAIVLAEEIKDQNPDLYESIRARMGGVPVQFVPHEQFKAMTKQAKAVIRTGEATPYANIILRSGVSFSSKDF; encoded by the coding sequence ATGAAAAAAAGCGGGATTTTGAATAAAGAATTGAACACGCTGCTTGCCTCGCTCGGGCACACCGATACGATCGTGATTGCCGATTGCGGGTTGCCGATTCCGAACGAACAGGCGCGCATCGACTTGTCTCTCGTCAAAGGGTTTCCGCCCTTTTTATCCGTGTTGGATGCGGTTGTTGATGAATTGGAAATTGAAGCAATCGTACTAGCCGAGGAGATCAAAGACCAGAATCCGGATTTATACGAAAGCATCAGGGCAAGAATGGGTGGTGTGCCTGTGCAGTTTGTTCCCCACGAACAATTCAAAGCGATGACGAAGCAGGCGAAAGCGGTGATTCGCACAGGAGAGGCAACCCCCTATGCCAATATCATTCTGCGTTCCGGTGTAAGTTTTTCATCGAAAGATTTCTGA
- a CDS encoding LacI family DNA-binding transcriptional regulator, whose amino-acid sequence MATIRDVAKRAGVSVATVSRVLNQNGYVNEETERRVRQAMKELNYKPNEVARALFKKTSKTVGLIVPDITNPFFPELVRAVEDVMNIYDYTVILCNSDEKVEKEREYIEVLKQKYVDGVILTTNQFAPEEVEEWDVPIVVLDRPLHERYPSVVADNYEGARLATRHLYEVGCRRIAHIQGPNHVVNAMERFRGYQDEMRALGLGDRQLVIQGNYQLKQAKEAVMAALAEHDMDGIFAGNDAMAVGALKAVQQCGLRVPDDIAIIGYDGIPLTEMTTPELSTVSQPIYEMGAMAARILIKQIEGKPLEKLHYQLPVQLVVRQSTSRRGLT is encoded by the coding sequence ATGGCAACGATTCGTGATGTGGCAAAGCGTGCAGGTGTCTCCGTCGCCACCGTTTCGCGTGTGTTAAATCAAAATGGATATGTTAATGAGGAAACGGAAAGACGGGTTAGACAGGCGATGAAAGAGCTCAATTATAAACCGAATGAAGTGGCGAGAGCTCTGTTTAAAAAGACATCGAAAACAGTCGGACTCATTGTCCCTGATATTACCAATCCGTTCTTTCCCGAACTCGTTCGCGCGGTGGAAGATGTGATGAATATTTATGACTATACGGTCATTCTATGCAATTCCGATGAGAAAGTAGAAAAAGAACGAGAATACATCGAAGTGTTAAAGCAAAAATATGTGGACGGCGTCATTTTGACCACGAATCAGTTCGCGCCGGAAGAAGTCGAGGAATGGGATGTTCCGATTGTCGTGCTCGACCGTCCGTTGCATGAGCGTTATCCGTCGGTGGTCGCGGATAATTACGAGGGAGCTCGTTTAGCGACGCGGCATTTGTATGAAGTGGGCTGCCGGCGGATTGCCCATATTCAAGGGCCCAACCACGTGGTGAACGCCATGGAGCGTTTCCGCGGCTATCAAGATGAAATGAGGGCGTTAGGGTTGGGAGATCGTCAGCTCGTCATTCAAGGGAATTACCAGTTGAAGCAGGCGAAAGAAGCGGTGATGGCCGCGTTGGCTGAACATGATATGGACGGGATCTTTGCCGGCAACGACGCGATGGCGGTCGGTGCTTTGAAAGCGGTTCAGCAATGCGGGCTGCGGGTTCCGGATGATATTGCCATTATTGGCTACGACGGCATCCCGCTGACGGAAATGACAACACCCGAACTATCGACCGTGTCTCAGCCTATTTACGAAATGGGGGCCATGGCGGCAAGAATTTTAATTAAACAAATTGAGGGGAAGCCGCTTGAGAAGCTCCATTATCAACTTCCGGTTCAACTTGTGGTGCGGCAGTCGACGTCAAGGAGGGGATTGACTTGA
- a CDS encoding putative holin-like toxin: MKGGCWMMTVAETLSRMISFASLIAAVIVVSKEK; this comes from the coding sequence ATGAAAGGGGGCTGCTGGATGATGACTGTTGCGGAGACGTTGTCGCGAATGATTTCGTTTGCGTCGCTGATCGCAGCAGTCATTGTGGTATCAAAAGAAAAGTAA
- a CDS encoding sugar ABC transporter ATP-binding protein: MRPLIDMRSIQKSFGANIVLNGVDFEVLPGEVHALMGENGAGKSTLIKVLTGIYERDGGTIVVNGREVHYRHPKEAERDGIVVIHQELNVIPTLTVAENIFLGREPKIGRTGVIRYKEMEQQAASYLRRLGMDLDPRELAGRLSVGKQQMIEIARAISTNAKCLIMDEPTAALTEREIQALFSVIRTLKQQGVAVVYISHRMEEIFTICDRISVLRDGQFIGTKRVKETNFDEIVQMMVGRQIGERFPKRRVTIGEERLRVERLTKKGLFENVSFSVRAGEVLGVAGLMGSGRTEIMEAIFGARPFDEGDIYIDGRPVRIRSPRQAVEHGIAMITEDRKQKGLILEMSVHENLTLPKLEQLATAGFIQSSKERDVVLTYIHLLNIKASSPDLPVKALSGGNQQKVVFGKWLAMNPRILILDEPTRGVDVGAKKEIYEVINELAAQGAAIIMISSELPEVLGMSDRVMVIHEGKVQAILENDGLDQETIMRAATGGNR, encoded by the coding sequence ATGAGGCCCTTGATTGACATGCGGTCGATTCAAAAATCGTTTGGCGCCAATATCGTTCTGAATGGCGTTGATTTTGAAGTGCTTCCTGGAGAAGTGCATGCGTTGATGGGAGAGAACGGAGCGGGGAAATCGACGCTCATCAAGGTGTTGACCGGCATTTATGAGCGGGATGGGGGAACGATTGTTGTCAACGGGCGCGAAGTGCATTACCGTCATCCGAAAGAGGCGGAACGCGACGGGATTGTCGTGATTCATCAAGAGTTGAATGTCATTCCAACATTGACGGTGGCCGAAAACATTTTTCTTGGCCGCGAGCCGAAAATCGGGAGAACGGGTGTCATTCGTTATAAAGAAATGGAGCAACAGGCCGCTTCCTATTTGCGGAGATTAGGGATGGACCTTGACCCACGAGAACTCGCCGGTCGGTTGTCTGTCGGAAAACAGCAAATGATCGAAATTGCCAGGGCCATTTCGACGAATGCGAAGTGCCTTATTATGGATGAACCGACAGCGGCGCTGACGGAACGGGAAATTCAGGCTTTATTTTCTGTTATTCGCACCTTGAAACAGCAAGGCGTCGCGGTTGTTTACATTTCACATCGGATGGAAGAGATTTTTACCATTTGCGACCGGATTTCGGTTCTCCGCGATGGCCAGTTCATCGGAACGAAACGAGTAAAGGAAACGAACTTCGATGAAATTGTTCAAATGATGGTCGGCAGGCAAATTGGGGAACGTTTTCCAAAACGGCGCGTCACCATTGGAGAAGAACGGCTGCGCGTAGAGCGGCTCACGAAAAAAGGGTTGTTTGAGAATGTATCGTTTTCCGTGCGAGCCGGTGAAGTGCTTGGTGTGGCGGGACTGATGGGATCGGGGCGAACCGAGATCATGGAAGCGATTTTCGGAGCCAGACCATTCGATGAAGGAGACATCTATATCGACGGGCGTCCTGTGCGCATCCGTTCTCCGCGCCAGGCCGTCGAACATGGCATCGCCATGATTACCGAAGACCGAAAGCAAAAAGGGCTCATTCTCGAGATGAGCGTCCATGAGAATTTGACCTTGCCGAAGTTGGAACAATTAGCAACAGCGGGATTCATCCAGTCATCGAAAGAACGGGACGTGGTGTTGACATACATTCATCTGTTGAATATTAAAGCCTCTTCCCCAGATTTACCCGTGAAAGCATTGAGCGGCGGGAATCAACAAAAAGTCGTATTCGGCAAATGGCTGGCGATGAACCCGCGCATCCTCATTTTGGATGAACCGACTCGCGGCGTGGATGTTGGGGCAAAGAAAGAGATTTATGAAGTGATCAATGAATTGGCTGCCCAAGGCGCCGCGATCATTATGATCTCTTCTGAACTGCCGGAAGTATTGGGCATGAGCGACCGCGTTATGGTCATCCATGAAGGGAAAGTGCAAGCGATCTTGGAAAACGACGGGTTGGATCAAGAAACCATCATGCGGGCGGCGACAGGGGGGAATCGATGA
- the rbsB gene encoding ribose ABC transporter substrate-binding protein RbsB codes for MRKAVGLLVTLLLTGGVLGGCSLDQNNASSDKGKTKQDGEVKIGLSISTLNNPFFVTLKEGAEKAAKDEGAKLIVVDAQNDSAKQINDIEDLIQQHVDVLLVNPTDSSAVTSAIESANSADIPVITVDRSADGGKVVAHIASDNVAGGKMAAQFIVDHLKNGGNIVELEGIPGSSAARERGEGFHQVLDKAANMKVVAKQAADFDRAKGLAVMENILQSHKDIQAVFAHNDEMALGALEALQAHGMNNVLVVGFDATDDAVKAVKEGKMAATVAQKPALIGEKAVEAAIRVHKGEKVDKFIPVPLELVQGQ; via the coding sequence ATGCGAAAAGCAGTTGGTTTGTTAGTCACATTGTTGCTTACAGGCGGCGTGTTGGGTGGATGTTCGCTCGACCAGAACAACGCATCGAGCGACAAAGGGAAAACGAAACAGGATGGAGAAGTCAAAATCGGTTTATCCATTTCCACCTTGAACAACCCGTTCTTCGTCACTTTAAAAGAAGGGGCTGAAAAAGCCGCCAAGGACGAAGGGGCAAAATTGATTGTCGTCGATGCCCAAAATGACTCGGCGAAACAAATTAACGATATTGAAGACTTGATCCAACAACACGTCGATGTGCTTTTGGTCAACCCGACGGACTCAAGCGCCGTCACTTCTGCGATTGAATCAGCCAACAGCGCCGACATTCCGGTCATTACGGTCGACCGCAGTGCGGACGGCGGGAAAGTGGTCGCCCATATCGCCTCCGACAATGTGGCTGGAGGAAAAATGGCGGCGCAATTTATCGTCGATCATTTGAAAAACGGCGGAAACATTGTGGAATTGGAAGGGATTCCTGGTTCGTCAGCAGCCCGTGAACGCGGAGAAGGATTCCACCAAGTGCTTGACAAAGCAGCCAATATGAAAGTCGTCGCCAAACAAGCGGCTGATTTTGACCGGGCGAAAGGACTGGCGGTCATGGAAAACATTTTGCAAAGCCATAAAGACATTCAAGCGGTCTTTGCCCATAACGACGAAATGGCCTTAGGGGCGTTGGAAGCCTTGCAAGCCCATGGAATGAACAACGTCCTTGTGGTCGGGTTCGATGCGACAGATGATGCGGTCAAAGCGGTGAAAGAAGGCAAAATGGCGGCCACAGTAGCGCAAAAGCCGGCATTAATTGGCGAAAAGGCTGTAGAAGCAGCCATTCGTGTTCATAAAGGGGAGAAAGTGGACAAATTTATCCCGGTTCCGCTTGAATTGGTTCAAGGGCAATAA
- a CDS encoding DUF3789 domain-containing protein, which produces MVAFIAWLFVGSFVMLVIMSMMVAAKRADEAGERWKEK; this is translated from the coding sequence ATGGTCGCGTTTATCGCCTGGCTGTTTGTCGGCTCGTTCGTCATGCTTGTCATCATGAGCATGATGGTGGCGGCGAAACGGGCGGATGAAGCGGGCGAACGGTGGAAGGAAAAGTAA
- a CDS encoding DUF1360 domain-containing protein yields the protein MLHKLDWMTYIMIILASYRFTHLIVFDKITEFIRNPFMKKEEIQHEDGSTEIKKVPKSKFGYLLNCYWCAGVWSAMFLALGYLFIPTIAMPFIFIFSIAGAQAILETFVGVGTKAIDLLSAAKKRMD from the coding sequence ATGCTTCACAAACTCGACTGGATGACGTACATCATGATCATTTTAGCCAGCTACCGGTTCACCCATTTGATCGTCTTTGATAAGATCACTGAATTTATTCGCAATCCGTTTATGAAAAAAGAGGAAATTCAACACGAGGACGGGAGTACGGAAATCAAGAAAGTGCCGAAATCGAAATTTGGTTATTTGTTGAATTGTTATTGGTGCGCGGGTGTATGGAGTGCGATGTTTCTCGCGCTTGGGTATTTATTCATCCCGACAATTGCAATGCCGTTTATTTTTATTTTTTCGATCGCCGGGGCGCAGGCGATTTTGGAGACGTTTGTCGGGGTGGGGACGAAGGCGATCGATCTGTTGTCGGCGGCGAAAAAACGAATGGACTAG
- the rbsK gene encoding ribokinase has product MNKPTITVIGSINMDLVTVAARFPNQGETILGERFLTTPGGKGANQAVAAARLGANIRMIGAVGDDAFGQELIRSLQNEGISVDYVKPVTHGSTGIASITISERDNRIIVVPGANHALTPEDLDSCESVIAESDVCLLQLEIPLPVVERAVSIAHRHGVRVIVNPAPAQPLPPSVLEQASFLTPNEHERTILFDKMDEEAFADKLIVTEGAKGVRIWQDGQERLIPSFQVPVVDTTGAGDTFNGALAVALAEGKPLDEACRFANAAAALSVTKLGAQAGMPRRQEVESFLSRQKESH; this is encoded by the coding sequence TTGAACAAACCAACCATTACGGTGATCGGCAGCATCAACATGGACTTAGTCACTGTGGCGGCACGGTTTCCAAACCAAGGGGAGACCATCTTGGGTGAGCGGTTTCTCACCACTCCCGGCGGCAAGGGGGCGAATCAGGCGGTGGCAGCCGCCCGCCTCGGCGCCAACATTCGGATGATTGGCGCAGTGGGGGATGATGCGTTTGGTCAAGAGCTCATCCGTTCGTTACAAAATGAGGGCATTTCCGTCGATTATGTGAAACCGGTTACACATGGGAGTACAGGCATTGCTTCCATTACGATTTCTGAGCGGGACAATCGGATCATCGTCGTTCCTGGGGCGAATCATGCGCTTACGCCGGAAGATCTCGATTCATGTGAATCCGTGATCGCCGAAAGCGATGTTTGCTTATTGCAGCTCGAGATTCCGCTTCCCGTTGTGGAACGGGCGGTTTCGATCGCTCATCGCCATGGCGTGCGCGTCATCGTCAACCCCGCTCCGGCCCAGCCGCTGCCGCCGTCGGTGCTTGAGCAGGCGAGTTTCTTGACGCCCAATGAACATGAACGGACGATTTTGTTCGACAAGATGGACGAAGAAGCGTTTGCCGATAAGCTGATTGTCACCGAAGGGGCAAAAGGGGTGCGCATTTGGCAAGATGGACAAGAACGGCTCATTCCAAGTTTCCAAGTTCCCGTCGTGGATACGACGGGCGCGGGCGATACGTTTAACGGTGCGCTTGCCGTGGCGTTGGCAGAAGGGAAGCCGCTTGATGAAGCGTGTCGGTTTGCCAATGCGGCGGCGGCCTTGTCGGTGACGAAACTTGGGGCGCAAGCTGGGATGCCGAGACGGCAAGAGGTCGAATCATTTTTGTCCAGACAGAAGGAGAGTCACTGA